A genomic region of Cryptococcus neoformans var. grubii H99 chromosome 13, complete sequence contains the following coding sequences:
- a CDS encoding integral membrane protein — MPNKMGVTTMVAGMFLTGCANSLLSKYQDMECVENCGQHADGPRLNFEQPVWQTLNMFIGEFMCGIPLLWAYYKNRNATKTRPEGYSRVATDEVENEEEEHPLGHHHDQGQLLSGWRMCLLWFPAFFDICGTTLMNAGLILTPVSIFQMSRGALVLWVGILSVIFLRRHLWLYQWASLIIVTSGVCLVGLSGSLAKKALNDPVELLITATARPVDDPARVAIGVMLILFAQIFTACQYVVEEKIMSRYKVEPLKAVTLEGFFGLTTTLVAMPFLHLFLRHRSPYFDIPSGWHQIVSTPTVFWSCFAIMFSIGSFNFFGLSVTHCVSATTRSTVDTCRTLGIWIVSLGLGWEALVWPESILQIVGFALLVYGTFVFNGLVKPLIFPPPSSVHLPHEPELEETGEVPAAGAQGRSGYDVIPDEERH; from the exons ATGCCGAACAAGATGGGGGTCACCACCATGGTGGCCGGCATGTTCTTGACTGGCTGCGCCAACAGTCTCTT GTCAAAGTATCAAGATATGGAATGTGTCGAGAATTGTGGACAGCACGCCGACGGACCACGATTGAACTTTGAACAACCA GTATGGCAGACCCTCAA TATGTTTATAGGTGAATTTATGTGCGGTATTCCGCTTTTATGGGCGTATTATAAGAACCGCAACGCTACGAAGACAAGACCAGAAGGATACTCGCGCGTGGCAACAGATGAAGTGGAgaacgaagaggaggaacatCCACTgggtcatcatcatgatcaAGGACAGTTGCTGAGCGGCTGGAGGATGTGTCTGCTATGGTTCCCCGCGTTTTTCGATA TTTGCGGTACAACCCTCATGAATGCTGgtctcatcctcaccccTGTGTCAATCTTTCAAATGTCCCGAGGCGCTCTCGTCCTCTGGGTAGGCATTCTCTCCGTCATATTCTTGCGACGGCACTTGTGGCTTTACCAATGGGCTTCACTTATCATTGTGACGTCTGGTGTATGCCTGGTGGGATTATCGGGCAGTCTGGCCAAAAAGGCATTGAACGATCCGGTGGAGCTACTCATCACTGCCACGGCACGTCCTGTTGATGATCCGGCTCGTGTGGCTATTGGTGTGATGCTCATTCTTTTCGCTCAAATCTTTACGGCTTGTCAGTAT GTGGTAGAAGAGAAAATCATGTCACGGTACAAAGTCGAGCCTCTG AAAGCCGTTACATTAGAAGGGTTCTTTGGACTTACCACCACCCTCGTTGCAAtgcccttccttcacctcttcctgcGCCATCGCTCGCCCTACTTTGATATTCCTAGTGGCTGGCATCAAATTGTCTCTACTCCCACCGTCTTTTGGTCCTGCTTCGCCATCATGTTCTCCATTGGATCCTTCAACTTTTTCGGTCTGAGCGTTACACACTGTGTCAGCGCAACGACCCGAAGTACCGTGGACACTTGCAGGACTCTTGGTATCTGGATTGTCAGTCTTGGATTGGGCTGGGAAGCTTTAGTTTGGCCGGaatccatcctccaaattGTTGGTTTCGCTTTGCTAGT CTACGGAACCTTTGTTTTCAACGGTCTCGTCAAACcactcatcttccctcctccatcgagcgtccatcttcctcacgAGCCCGAACTGGAGGAAACCGGCGAAGTACCGGCTGCGGGTGCTCAAGGGAGGTCTGGATACGATGTGATACCAGATGAAGAGCGTCATTGA
- a CDS encoding integral membrane protein, variant, with protein sequence MECVENCGQHADGPRLNFEQPVWQTLNMFIGEFMCGIPLLWAYYKNRNATKTRPEGYSRVATDEVENEEEEHPLGHHHDQGQLLSGWRMCLLWFPAFFDICGTTLMNAGLILTPVSIFQMSRGALVLWVGILSVIFLRRHLWLYQWASLIIVTSGVCLVGLSGSLAKKALNDPVELLITATARPVDDPARVAIGVMLILFAQIFTACQYVVEEKIMSRYKVEPLKAVTLEGFFGLTTTLVAMPFLHLFLRHRSPYFDIPSGWHQIVSTPTVFWSCFAIMFSIGSFNFFGLSVTHCVSATTRSTVDTCRTLGIWIVSLGLGWEALVWPESILQIVGFALLVYGTFVFNGLVKPLIFPPPSSVHLPHEPELEETGEVPAAGAQGRSGYDVIPDEERH encoded by the exons ATGGAATGTGTCGAGAATTGTGGACAGCACGCCGACGGACCACGATTGAACTTTGAACAACCA GTATGGCAGACCCTCAA TATGTTTATAGGTGAATTTATGTGCGGTATTCCGCTTTTATGGGCGTATTATAAGAACCGCAACGCTACGAAGACAAGACCAGAAGGATACTCGCGCGTGGCAACAGATGAAGTGGAgaacgaagaggaggaacatCCACTgggtcatcatcatgatcaAGGACAGTTGCTGAGCGGCTGGAGGATGTGTCTGCTATGGTTCCCCGCGTTTTTCGATA TTTGCGGTACAACCCTCATGAATGCTGgtctcatcctcaccccTGTGTCAATCTTTCAAATGTCCCGAGGCGCTCTCGTCCTCTGGGTAGGCATTCTCTCCGTCATATTCTTGCGACGGCACTTGTGGCTTTACCAATGGGCTTCACTTATCATTGTGACGTCTGGTGTATGCCTGGTGGGATTATCGGGCAGTCTGGCCAAAAAGGCATTGAACGATCCGGTGGAGCTACTCATCACTGCCACGGCACGTCCTGTTGATGATCCGGCTCGTGTGGCTATTGGTGTGATGCTCATTCTTTTCGCTCAAATCTTTACGGCTTGTCAGTAT GTGGTAGAAGAGAAAATCATGTCACGGTACAAAGTCGAGCCTCTG AAAGCCGTTACATTAGAAGGGTTCTTTGGACTTACCACCACCCTCGTTGCAAtgcccttccttcacctcttcctgcGCCATCGCTCGCCCTACTTTGATATTCCTAGTGGCTGGCATCAAATTGTCTCTACTCCCACCGTCTTTTGGTCCTGCTTCGCCATCATGTTCTCCATTGGATCCTTCAACTTTTTCGGTCTGAGCGTTACACACTGTGTCAGCGCAACGACCCGAAGTACCGTGGACACTTGCAGGACTCTTGGTATCTGGATTGTCAGTCTTGGATTGGGCTGGGAAGCTTTAGTTTGGCCGGaatccatcctccaaattGTTGGTTTCGCTTTGCTAGT CTACGGAACCTTTGTTTTCAACGGTCTCGTCAAACcactcatcttccctcctccatcgagcgtccatcttcctcacgAGCCCGAACTGGAGGAAACCGGCGAAGTACCGGCTGCGGGTGCTCAAGGGAGGTCTGGATACGATGTGATACCAGATGAAGAGCGTCATTGA